A genomic segment from Actinoplanes sichuanensis encodes:
- a CDS encoding ABC transporter ATP-binding protein produces MIEVRGLTKRFGATTAVDGLSFTVRPGRVTGFLGPNGSGKSTTMRMIVGLDRPDAGSATVGGRPYRTQPAPLCAVGALLEGRAVHRGRTARQHLAGLARTHGIGARRVSEVLAMAGLGAVADRRAGGFSLGMSQRLGVASALLGDPAVVILDEPVNGLDPDGVLWIRTLLKDLAAQGRTILVSSHLMSETAVTADHLLIIGGGRLLADVGIDELITRAGTNRCLVRSPDPDVLRDALTAAGATITSREADSLVVEGLAAERIGEVAASHGAILYELTPHRASLEQAYMELTR; encoded by the coding sequence ATGATTGAAGTGCGGGGATTGACGAAACGCTTCGGTGCGACGACCGCTGTCGACGGGCTGTCGTTCACGGTTCGGCCGGGGCGGGTCACCGGGTTCCTCGGGCCCAACGGGTCCGGCAAGTCGACCACGATGCGGATGATCGTCGGCCTGGACCGGCCCGACGCCGGCTCGGCCACCGTCGGCGGCCGGCCCTATCGGACACAGCCGGCACCCCTCTGCGCCGTGGGCGCGCTGCTGGAGGGACGGGCCGTGCACCGCGGGCGTACCGCCCGGCAGCATCTGGCCGGCCTTGCCCGTACCCACGGGATCGGCGCCCGGAGGGTGTCCGAGGTTCTTGCGATGGCCGGTCTCGGCGCGGTGGCCGATCGGCGTGCCGGTGGGTTCTCGCTCGGCATGAGCCAGCGGCTCGGGGTGGCGTCGGCGCTGCTCGGCGACCCGGCGGTGGTGATCCTCGACGAACCGGTCAACGGCCTCGACCCGGACGGCGTGCTCTGGATCCGCACGCTGCTCAAAGACCTGGCGGCACAGGGCCGGACGATCCTGGTGTCCAGCCATCTGATGAGCGAGACCGCGGTGACCGCCGACCACCTGCTGATCATCGGCGGCGGGCGGCTGCTCGCCGACGTCGGCATCGACGAGCTGATCACGCGGGCCGGGACGAACCGGTGCCTGGTCCGCTCGCCGGATCCGGACGTCCTGCGGGACGCGCTGACCGCGGCCGGTGCGACGATCACCAGCCGCGAGGCGGATTCGCTGGTCGTGGAGGGGCTGGCCGCGGAGCGGATCGGCGAGGTCGCGGCGTCGCACGGGGCGATCCTGTACGAGCTGACCCCGCACCGGGCCTCGCTGGAACAGGCCTACATGGAGCTGACCCGATGA
- a CDS encoding helix-turn-helix domain-containing protein, translated as MSTSTTVGSTIPRRTLGIALRRAREDARVTMTDAAEVIGQTVQSLRRIEHGAVSTPKGKVTLLCRYYGVPETTRTVLEQLAGETRAKGWWHSYGDVVPAWFELYVALEQTADRIRTFEPWLMPGLLQDVGYMEAAIRAVEPDLRPEQIAALVKVRRSRQRQLTRAFPAPPRFEAIIAESVLLAELPAGVMRAQIWHLLQATELPHVSLRVIPLSAGLHRASVTGAFGLLDFAAEHGNTPPSTVYSESQTGAIYLDKPAEIAVYMDVWAAVENAALTESQSVESMSRRLKELNDHEC; from the coding sequence GTGTCAACGTCCACCACCGTCGGTTCCACCATTCCCCGCCGAACTCTCGGGATCGCTTTACGCCGAGCGCGTGAGGATGCTCGGGTCACCATGACCGACGCGGCCGAGGTGATCGGCCAGACCGTGCAGAGTCTGCGCCGCATCGAGCACGGCGCCGTCTCCACACCCAAGGGAAAGGTCACCCTGCTGTGCCGCTACTACGGCGTCCCGGAGACCACGCGCACCGTCCTGGAACAACTCGCCGGCGAGACCCGCGCCAAGGGCTGGTGGCACTCGTACGGCGACGTCGTCCCAGCGTGGTTCGAGCTCTACGTCGCCCTGGAGCAGACCGCTGACCGGATCCGGACCTTCGAACCGTGGCTGATGCCCGGCCTCCTCCAGGACGTCGGGTACATGGAGGCGGCGATCCGGGCCGTCGAGCCGGACCTGCGCCCCGAGCAGATCGCCGCCCTCGTCAAGGTGCGCCGGTCCCGCCAGCGACAGCTGACCCGGGCGTTCCCGGCACCACCCCGATTCGAGGCGATCATCGCCGAGTCGGTTCTGCTCGCCGAGTTACCGGCCGGCGTGATGCGGGCCCAGATCTGGCACCTATTGCAGGCGACCGAACTGCCCCATGTCTCCCTACGGGTGATTCCACTCTCCGCGGGTCTACATCGGGCGTCGGTCACCGGAGCATTCGGTTTACTGGACTTCGCAGCCGAGCACGGGAATACGCCACCCAGCACCGTTTACAGCGAGAGCCAGACCGGCGCAATTTATCTAGACAAACCCGCCGAGATAGCTGTATATATGGACGTATGGGCGGCTGTGGAAAACGCCGCACTCACCGAATCCCAATCGGTAGAGTCAATGTCACGAAGGTTGAAGGAGCTGAACGATCATGAATGCTGA
- a CDS encoding cellulose binding domain-containing protein has product MKRTTAFALAVVTAGAGLLVAARADAAAGCSVKYTVSNSWPGGFGATVDVTNLGEAINGWTLTFALPGGGTISQLWNGTVTQSGTAVSVKDAGYNAALATNATTGFGFNATGDAATPGAFSLNGVACTGGTAPTSAPPSSAPPAGPVKAFPTAVGYGAAATGGRGGTVYHVTNLNDSGAGSFRDAVSANNRIVVFDVGGYIKLSSTVLVKSNITIAGQTAPGAGIGVQGGEVSFNSGTNVIVRNFRFRMGTEDADQKNNGLNWLDASNLIFDHVSIEFGAWNNIDAVRASNITVQYSIDANPIGQQFGAHTETGPYTWWRNLWANSHNRNPLAKANTQFVNNVVYNYQAGYTAGNSSGHFLHDVVGNYFITGPRTTSASNYYYQTGNQQIFNRDNWVDSNKDGQLNGSAAVVRGGATELSAPYSADTAAIPTLSAAAAYTDVVAKAGAIPRDDVDKLVVADVTSLGAKGALWSSQTATGLGNNGYGTLAGGTPATDTDRDGMPDAWETRYGLDPQINDANGDFDRTGWTNVEKYVNGLLDNQYP; this is encoded by the coding sequence ATGAAACGAACCACGGCATTCGCCCTGGCCGTCGTCACGGCCGGGGCCGGGCTGCTCGTCGCCGCGCGGGCCGACGCCGCCGCCGGATGCTCGGTCAAGTACACCGTCTCCAACTCGTGGCCGGGTGGCTTCGGGGCCACCGTCGACGTCACCAACCTCGGTGAAGCGATCAACGGCTGGACGCTCACCTTCGCCCTTCCCGGTGGCGGGACGATCTCTCAGCTCTGGAACGGCACCGTCACCCAGTCCGGCACGGCCGTGTCGGTCAAGGACGCCGGCTACAACGCCGCCCTGGCCACCAACGCGACCACCGGCTTCGGGTTCAACGCCACCGGCGACGCCGCCACCCCGGGCGCGTTCAGCCTCAATGGAGTGGCCTGCACCGGCGGCACCGCGCCGACGAGCGCTCCGCCGAGTTCGGCTCCGCCGGCCGGGCCGGTCAAGGCGTTCCCGACCGCCGTCGGTTACGGCGCGGCGGCCACCGGCGGGCGCGGCGGCACGGTCTATCACGTGACGAACCTCAACGACTCCGGCGCCGGGTCGTTCCGGGACGCGGTCAGCGCGAACAACCGGATCGTGGTGTTCGACGTCGGCGGTTACATCAAGCTGTCGTCGACGGTGCTGGTGAAGAGCAACATCACGATCGCCGGCCAGACCGCGCCCGGTGCCGGCATCGGTGTGCAGGGCGGTGAGGTGTCGTTCAACAGCGGCACCAACGTGATCGTCCGCAACTTCCGGTTCCGGATGGGCACCGAGGACGCCGACCAGAAGAACAACGGTCTGAACTGGCTGGACGCCAGCAATCTGATCTTCGATCACGTCTCGATCGAATTCGGGGCCTGGAACAACATCGACGCGGTACGGGCATCGAACATCACCGTGCAGTACTCGATCGACGCGAACCCGATCGGTCAACAGTTCGGCGCCCACACCGAGACCGGCCCGTACACCTGGTGGCGCAACCTGTGGGCGAACTCGCACAACCGCAACCCGCTGGCCAAGGCGAACACCCAGTTCGTGAACAACGTGGTCTACAACTACCAGGCCGGGTACACCGCAGGTAACTCCAGCGGCCACTTCCTGCACGACGTGGTGGGCAACTACTTCATCACCGGCCCGCGGACCACGAGCGCGTCGAACTACTACTACCAGACCGGTAACCAGCAGATCTTCAACCGGGACAACTGGGTCGACAGCAACAAGGACGGCCAGCTGAACGGTTCGGCGGCGGTCGTGCGTGGCGGCGCGACCGAGTTGTCCGCGCCATACTCGGCGGACACCGCGGCGATCCCCACGCTGTCTGCCGCGGCCGCCTACACCGACGTGGTCGCCAAGGCCGGCGCGATCCCCCGCGACGACGTCGACAAGCTGGTGGTGGCCGACGTGACGTCGCTGGGCGCCAAAGGCGCGCTGTGGAGCTCGCAGACCGCGACGGGCCTGGGCAACAACGGCTACGGCACGCTCGCCGGCGGCACCCCGGCCACCGACACCGACCGGGACGGCATGCCCGACGCCTGGGAGACCCGATACGGCCTGGATCCGCAGATCAACGACGCCAACGGCGACTTCGACCGGACCGGGTGGACCAACGTCGAGAAGTACGTGAACGGCCTGCTCGACAACCAGTACCCGTGA
- a CDS encoding maleylpyruvate isomerase family mycothiol-dependent enzyme, whose amino-acid sequence MLVDQLVETLRIDGERLAGAAERAGLDATVPTCPGWRVTDLVRHIGGVHRWATAHVVEQRRNPFGPDDERGFFTAPDDDGLLDWFRDGHRALTVALGAADPRLDCWTFLPAGSPLEFWARRQAHETAIHRADAESAIGARPQWRPEFAANGVDEILNCFFQRRPERLAADPPRSVSLRATDIEQSWTIRMERDRLYVDAGHRSADLDLSGPVSLLYLLLWNRTGTEDLTVDGDPEVWESWRNRATITWS is encoded by the coding sequence ATGCTTGTCGATCAGCTCGTCGAGACCCTCCGAATCGATGGGGAGAGACTGGCCGGGGCGGCCGAGCGGGCCGGTCTCGATGCCACCGTGCCGACCTGCCCCGGCTGGCGGGTGACGGACCTGGTGCGGCACATCGGCGGTGTGCACCGATGGGCGACCGCCCACGTCGTCGAGCAGCGCCGAAACCCGTTCGGGCCGGATGACGAACGCGGCTTCTTCACCGCACCCGACGACGACGGGCTGCTCGACTGGTTCCGGGACGGGCACCGCGCCCTGACCGTCGCCCTCGGCGCCGCCGACCCGCGGCTCGACTGCTGGACTTTCCTGCCGGCCGGGTCGCCACTGGAGTTCTGGGCCCGACGACAGGCCCACGAGACCGCCATCCACCGCGCGGACGCCGAGTCCGCCATCGGCGCCCGACCGCAGTGGCGTCCCGAGTTCGCCGCCAACGGTGTCGACGAGATCCTGAACTGCTTCTTCCAGCGCCGGCCGGAGCGGCTCGCCGCCGACCCGCCGCGGAGCGTGTCCCTGCGCGCCACCGACATCGAACAGTCCTGGACGATCCGGATGGAGCGGGACCGGCTGTACGTCGACGCGGGTCACCGGTCCGCCGACCTCGATCTCAGCGGCCCCGTGTCGCTGCTCTACCTGCTGCTGTGGAACCGCACCGGCACCGAGGACCTGACCGTCGACGGTGACCCGGAGGTCTGGGAGTCCTGGCGCAACCGAGCCACCATCACCTGGAGCTGA
- a CDS encoding sensor histidine kinase yields MSPSALRSAARRHPRQADAGIAVLVALACGLVLSGRTGATLEPTDTLDWISVVLLPVPLIWRRRAPVLVFAAATGLFIVSQAMGAQSPAALAVTLTALHAVARYRPARFAWLAAVITVLPGFGNRIEDGPAWGAFAAVSAVTVTAVLVGVNQRTRAAYLLALEDRAQRLEQDRDQRARLAVADERARVAREMHDVVAHHLAVMVALSDGAAVTATDAPQRAADVMGQVSATGRQALGEMRRLVGVLRGTARSEPGSRVPQPGLGDIDALVERVEAAGVRVSLHREGTPGEWGPGTGLAVYRIVQEALTNTLKHAGPHAEAEVWLRYRPDTVEVTVVDDGAGRTARPARVGDRHGLAGMAERATAYGGRVEAGPRDGPGWRVHTSLEVPS; encoded by the coding sequence GTGAGCCCGAGTGCCCTCCGGTCCGCCGCCCGCCGCCACCCGCGGCAGGCCGACGCCGGGATCGCCGTGCTCGTGGCGCTCGCGTGCGGACTGGTGCTCTCCGGCCGTACCGGCGCGACCCTAGAACCGACCGACACGCTGGACTGGATCTCGGTCGTCCTGCTGCCGGTGCCGTTGATCTGGCGCCGCCGGGCGCCGGTCCTGGTCTTCGCGGCGGCGACCGGGCTGTTCATCGTCTCCCAGGCGATGGGCGCCCAGTCGCCGGCCGCGCTGGCCGTCACGCTCACCGCCCTGCACGCGGTCGCCCGCTACCGGCCCGCCCGGTTCGCGTGGCTGGCCGCCGTGATCACGGTGTTGCCGGGGTTCGGCAACCGGATCGAGGACGGGCCGGCCTGGGGCGCGTTCGCGGCGGTGTCCGCGGTCACGGTCACGGCCGTGCTGGTCGGCGTCAACCAGCGGACGCGTGCGGCGTACCTGCTGGCTTTGGAAGATCGCGCCCAGCGACTGGAACAGGACCGTGATCAGCGGGCCCGGCTCGCCGTCGCCGATGAGCGGGCGCGCGTCGCGCGCGAGATGCACGACGTCGTCGCACACCATCTCGCGGTGATGGTCGCCCTCTCCGATGGGGCCGCGGTCACCGCGACCGACGCGCCACAGCGCGCCGCCGACGTGATGGGCCAGGTCTCGGCGACCGGCCGGCAGGCGTTGGGGGAGATGCGGCGGCTGGTCGGTGTGCTGCGCGGCACGGCCCGGTCGGAGCCGGGCAGCCGGGTGCCGCAACCCGGGCTCGGCGACATCGATGCGCTGGTCGAGAGAGTCGAAGCCGCGGGGGTACGGGTGAGCCTGCACCGCGAGGGGACACCCGGCGAGTGGGGGCCGGGCACCGGACTGGCCGTCTACCGGATCGTGCAGGAGGCGCTCACCAACACCCTCAAACACGCCGGGCCACACGCCGAAGCCGAGGTCTGGCTGCGCTACCGCCCGGACACGGTGGAGGTGACCGTCGTCGACGACGGGGCCGGCCGGACCGCGCGGCCGGCCCGGGTGGGGGACCGGCACGGGCTGGCCGGGATGGCGGAGCGCGCCACCGCGTACGGCGGCCGGGTCGAAGCCGGTCCACGCGACGGGCCGGGGTGGCGGGTGCACACGAGTCTGGAGGTTCCGTCGTGA
- a CDS encoding DUF397 domain-containing protein, protein MNADLTGAEWRKSARSGGSGNCVEVALDLPNAPGSVAVRHSQRPGAEVIVYTDSEWAAFVDGVRDGEFDK, encoded by the coding sequence ATGAATGCTGATCTCACCGGTGCAGAATGGCGCAAGTCGGCCCGATCCGGCGGCAGCGGTAACTGTGTCGAGGTCGCTCTCGACCTGCCGAACGCACCCGGCAGCGTCGCGGTCCGGCACAGCCAGCGGCCAGGGGCCGAGGTGATCGTCTACACCGACTCGGAGTGGGCCGCGTTCGTCGACGGCGTGCGCGACGGCGAGTTCGACAAGTAG
- a CDS encoding magnesium and cobalt transport protein CorA → MARGSWQPPRRADHTAIVGCDLFVDGVSVESPGSTADLEQLHERAREHDDGFVWLDLHEPTEAALTRVAGVFGLHPLAVEDVLHREQRVKIERYDDVVFLVIRAAHYAEHEQFTATSEIVSTGFVRLFVGPHFVIAVRQGTVMELSSLRFELSAGEKRLAGGPWSVVHEILDRLVDVYGDVAAALQTDVDLIEAAVFTPGREVAIEQIYQLKRQLLRFKAAVLPLHRPLAALVGSQFADLPKETRRYLRDVADHHTSAVEEVVALDEVLNALLQARLTQLSVNQNNDMRRIASWAAIAALVTTIAGVYGMNFAYMPELSWRYGYPSVALFMLISVSVLYRALRRAGWL, encoded by the coding sequence GTGGCGCGTGGTTCCTGGCAGCCCCCTCGTCGGGCCGACCACACCGCGATCGTGGGTTGCGACCTGTTCGTCGACGGGGTGTCCGTCGAGAGTCCCGGTTCGACCGCCGACCTCGAGCAGCTGCACGAGAGGGCGCGGGAGCACGATGACGGCTTCGTCTGGCTCGACCTGCACGAGCCGACCGAGGCGGCGCTGACCAGGGTCGCCGGGGTGTTCGGGCTGCATCCGCTCGCCGTCGAGGATGTTCTGCACCGTGAGCAGCGGGTGAAGATCGAGCGCTACGACGACGTGGTGTTCCTGGTGATCCGGGCCGCGCACTATGCCGAGCACGAGCAGTTCACCGCCACCAGCGAGATCGTCAGTACCGGGTTCGTCAGACTGTTCGTCGGTCCACATTTCGTGATCGCGGTCCGGCAGGGCACCGTCATGGAGCTCAGCTCGCTGCGGTTCGAGTTGAGCGCCGGCGAGAAGCGGCTCGCCGGCGGCCCCTGGTCGGTGGTGCACGAGATCCTGGACCGGCTCGTCGACGTGTACGGCGATGTCGCGGCGGCACTGCAGACCGACGTCGACCTGATCGAGGCGGCCGTCTTCACCCCCGGGCGCGAGGTCGCGATCGAGCAGATCTACCAGCTCAAACGGCAGCTGTTGCGGTTCAAGGCGGCGGTGCTCCCGCTGCACCGGCCGCTCGCCGCGCTGGTCGGGAGCCAGTTCGCCGACCTGCCCAAGGAGACCCGCCGCTATCTGCGTGACGTCGCCGATCACCACACGTCGGCGGTCGAGGAGGTGGTCGCCCTCGACGAGGTGCTCAACGCGCTGCTCCAGGCCCGCCTGACCCAGCTGAGCGTGAACCAGAACAACGACATGCGCCGTATCGCCTCCTGGGCCGCGATCGCCGCGCTGGTCACCACCATCGCCGGCGTCTACGGCATGAACTTCGCCTACATGCCCGAGCTGAGCTGGCGGTACGGCTATCCGAGCGTGGCCCTCTTCATGCTGATCAGCGTGTCCGTCCTCTACCGGGCCCTGCGCCGGGCCGGCTGGTTGTAG
- a CDS encoding ABC-2 transporter permease, with protein sequence MSAHRISFARVTRAEWGKLIVLRSTWAVLAAAAVITVGLAIAININVYRTAGAEVSPRALTAQTFLGVDVISLILGVFGVLMITGEFGSGLIRATFAAVPRRVPVLLAKAVALILVAFPVTLSACMVALLAGQALVPAGQHADIPIRALLGAAAAPVVLALIGLGIGALIRHTAAAITVYVLSMLVLPAILQPTLPEHLADDVVRYVPVAAAQALYAVDSGNPFQMLAPGPAALTVLTWIVLILAAGGAMLWRRDP encoded by the coding sequence ATGAGCGCCCACCGGATCTCGTTCGCCCGGGTGACCCGTGCCGAATGGGGCAAGCTGATCGTTCTCCGCTCGACCTGGGCGGTGCTCGCGGCCGCCGCGGTTATCACCGTCGGCCTGGCGATCGCGATCAACATCAACGTCTATCGTACGGCCGGAGCCGAGGTCTCACCCCGTGCCCTGACCGCGCAGACGTTCCTGGGCGTGGACGTGATCTCGCTGATCCTGGGCGTGTTCGGCGTTCTGATGATCACCGGTGAGTTCGGCTCCGGGCTGATCCGGGCGACGTTCGCGGCCGTGCCCCGCCGGGTGCCGGTGCTGCTCGCGAAGGCGGTCGCGCTGATCCTGGTGGCGTTCCCGGTGACGTTGTCGGCCTGCATGGTCGCGCTGCTCGCCGGCCAGGCGCTGGTGCCCGCCGGACAGCACGCCGACATCCCGATCCGTGCTCTGCTCGGAGCGGCCGCCGCCCCGGTCGTGCTGGCTTTGATCGGGCTCGGGATCGGTGCGCTGATCCGGCACACCGCGGCCGCGATCACCGTCTACGTGCTGAGCATGCTGGTGCTGCCGGCGATCCTGCAGCCGACGCTGCCCGAACACCTCGCCGACGACGTGGTGCGCTACGTGCCGGTCGCGGCCGCCCAGGCCCTGTACGCCGTGGACTCCGGCAACCCGTTCCAGATGCTCGCGCCGGGCCCGGCCGCCCTGACCGTCCTCACGTGGATCGTGCTGATCCTGGCCGCCGGTGGCGCGATGCTGTGGCGCCGCGATCCGTGA
- the mmuM gene encoding homocysteine S-methyltransferase: protein MESLATALSAGPVVLDGGLATELAAAGHDLSDHLWSARLLHDQPEAIIAAHLAFLRAGAQVVITASYQATFEGLARAGFDDRAATTLLTRSVTLAREARQRVETAGPLWVAASVGPYGAMLADGSEYRGRYGLSVDELVRFHRRRMAVLAEAGADVLALETVPDVVEAEAMLRVVQESGTPAWLSYTIDGDRTRAGQPLEEAFRLAADVPEVIAVGVNCSDPGDVAHATAVAAEVTGKPVVAYPNSGEIWDATARTWTGEPGWGPEPVRTWIDAGARLVGGCCRVTPAQITDLSTHLRRR, encoded by the coding sequence GTGGAATCGCTGGCCACCGCGCTGTCCGCCGGTCCCGTCGTGCTGGACGGCGGCCTGGCCACCGAACTCGCCGCCGCCGGTCACGACCTGTCCGACCATCTGTGGTCGGCCCGGCTGCTGCACGACCAGCCGGAGGCGATCATCGCCGCCCACCTGGCGTTCCTGCGGGCCGGGGCACAGGTCGTGATCACCGCGAGCTATCAGGCCACCTTCGAGGGGCTGGCGCGGGCCGGGTTCGACGACCGGGCGGCGACCACGCTGCTCACCCGGAGTGTCACGCTGGCCCGGGAGGCTCGGCAGCGGGTCGAGACCGCGGGGCCGCTCTGGGTGGCGGCGTCGGTCGGGCCGTATGGCGCGATGCTGGCCGATGGTTCGGAGTATCGCGGACGCTACGGCCTGAGTGTCGACGAGCTGGTCCGGTTCCACCGGCGGCGGATGGCGGTGCTGGCCGAGGCGGGTGCGGACGTGCTGGCGCTGGAGACGGTTCCGGACGTGGTCGAGGCCGAGGCGATGCTGCGGGTGGTCCAGGAGTCGGGGACACCGGCGTGGCTGTCGTACACGATCGACGGCGACCGGACCCGGGCCGGCCAGCCCCTCGAGGAGGCGTTCCGGCTGGCCGCCGATGTGCCCGAGGTGATCGCGGTCGGCGTGAACTGCAGCGATCCGGGCGATGTGGCGCACGCGACCGCGGTGGCCGCCGAGGTGACCGGCAAGCCGGTGGTGGCCTACCCGAACAGCGGCGAGATCTGGGACGCCACCGCCCGCACCTGGACCGGTGAGCCGGGTTGGGGCCCGGAGCCGGTGCGCACGTGGATCGACGCCGGCGCCCGCCTGGTCGGCGGCTGCTGCCGGGTGACCCCGGCGCAGATCACGGACCTATCCACCCACCTGCGGAGACGATAG
- a CDS encoding dioxygenase family protein gives MHRQPKPTYQGRPLPRPDEELTDQGLGFDLGTLLGRRQLLRAFGAGAATLGIAACSEPSPARPGTPAPNRSTGGPTVAGSAPPAEIPEETQGPFPGDGSNGPDILERSGVVRKDIRSSLGGSTLSPGVPLDLELTLTGVSGAAVYIWQCDSNGRYSMYGDGVTQETFLRGVQITDDTGRVGFTTVFPGCYPGRWPHIHFEVYPDQASITDHRTVLVTSQLAFPQEVCEKVYRLSEYGRSATHLADISLDTDMVFRDDHAARQTVTVSGDVTTGYRATLAVPVNA, from the coding sequence ATGCACCGACAGCCGAAACCCACCTACCAGGGACGCCCACTCCCCCGACCCGACGAGGAGCTGACCGATCAGGGCCTCGGCTTCGACCTCGGCACCCTGCTCGGCCGGCGGCAGCTCCTCCGCGCGTTCGGGGCCGGCGCCGCGACACTCGGCATCGCCGCATGCAGCGAACCGTCGCCGGCCCGGCCCGGCACTCCCGCGCCGAACCGGTCCACCGGCGGGCCGACGGTCGCCGGTTCGGCACCACCGGCCGAGATTCCCGAGGAGACCCAGGGGCCTTTCCCCGGCGACGGCTCCAACGGGCCGGACATCCTCGAACGCAGCGGTGTCGTCCGCAAGGACATCCGATCCAGTCTGGGCGGGTCGACCCTGTCGCCGGGTGTCCCCCTCGACCTCGAACTGACCCTCACCGGCGTGTCCGGCGCCGCGGTCTACATCTGGCAGTGCGACAGCAACGGTCGCTATTCGATGTACGGCGACGGCGTCACGCAGGAGACCTTCCTGCGCGGTGTACAGATCACCGACGACACCGGCCGGGTCGGCTTCACCACCGTCTTCCCCGGCTGCTACCCGGGCCGCTGGCCGCACATCCACTTCGAGGTCTACCCCGACCAGGCGAGCATCACCGACCACCGGACGGTACTGGTCACCTCACAGCTGGCCTTCCCACAAGAGGTCTGCGAGAAGGTCTACCGCCTTTCCGAGTACGGACGATCGGCCACCCACCTCGCCGACATCAGCCTCGACACCGACATGGTGTTCCGCGACGACCACGCCGCCCGGCAGACCGTCACCGTCAGCGGCGACGTCACCACCGGATACCGCGCCACCCTCGCCGTCCCGGTGAACGCCTAA
- a CDS encoding response regulator, whose amino-acid sequence MTVSVLLADDQPLLSLGFRLVLEAQPDIIVVGEAGNGAQAVTMTRALRPDVVLMDVRMPVLDGIEATREIVGSGSPARILILTTFDLDEYVYAALRAGAGGFLLKDVPPAELISAIHAVVGGHAVVAPAVTRRLLDIALPHLPRPVTDERLDRLTDREREVLTLVAGGLSNSEIAAGLHLSEATVKAHVGRLLAKLELRDRVQIVVYAYENGLAPRTTSFG is encoded by the coding sequence GTGACCGTATCGGTGCTGCTCGCCGACGATCAGCCGCTGCTGTCGCTCGGGTTCCGGCTGGTGCTGGAGGCGCAGCCGGACATCATCGTCGTCGGTGAGGCGGGCAACGGCGCCCAGGCGGTCACCATGACCCGGGCGTTGCGGCCCGACGTGGTGTTGATGGACGTCCGGATGCCGGTCCTCGACGGGATCGAGGCGACCCGCGAGATCGTCGGTTCCGGCAGCCCGGCCCGCATCCTGATCCTCACCACGTTCGACCTGGACGAATACGTGTATGCGGCGCTGCGTGCCGGGGCCGGTGGTTTCCTGCTCAAGGACGTGCCGCCGGCCGAGCTGATCAGTGCCATCCACGCGGTCGTCGGTGGGCACGCGGTGGTCGCCCCGGCCGTGACCAGGCGACTGCTCGACATCGCCCTGCCGCACCTGCCCCGGCCGGTCACCGACGAACGCCTGGACCGGCTGACCGACCGGGAACGCGAGGTCCTCACCCTTGTCGCCGGAGGGCTGTCGAACAGCGAGATCGCCGCCGGCCTGCACCTGTCCGAGGCGACCGTGAAGGCACACGTCGGGCGGTTGCTGGCCAAACTTGAACTCCGGGACCGCGTGCAGATCGTGGTCTACGCCTACGAGAACGGACTCGCGCCCCGCACTACGTCTTTCGGGTGA